A genome region from Trueperaceae bacterium includes the following:
- a CDS encoding right-handed parallel beta-helix repeat-containing protein, giving the protein MLRPGRYVGPWEITVPDVTLRASGATLVGGTEGSSLVLSAPGIHVEGLTIDGSGPIDDLYTPDAAFWLLGCDGCRLTDVTVLNATSAVRSESSADVVVSGASFVGAPASPALTLFDSPRFSLAASSVTGFLDGIYVERSAAVTVVENRFDQAARYALHVMFSPDVVLEGNIVRGGNVGSAAMYGRGLRVRGNTFASHTGPLAFGLLVQELADAEVSGNAFIGNTVGILVVSAPDVTISDNLLADNGFAMLVQRTRTGGTSAVRLQANAFEGNVSDLAVDDPEAAVSVTGNHFEGASRLDRDHDGVSDVPHLPSSSYNMFASRQPDLSLFALNPGILLWQTAETTVPALRMATLTDAEPRLQRSAGAVVAGRLVGEAPSSVVAGRIISLSLVAACVLLGAFVGRPVEWFR; this is encoded by the coding sequence GTGTTGAGACCCGGCCGCTACGTAGGCCCGTGGGAGATAACCGTTCCCGACGTCACGCTGCGTGCTTCTGGGGCCACGCTGGTAGGCGGCACTGAGGGCAGCAGTCTTGTGCTGTCCGCCCCCGGCATCCACGTGGAAGGGCTTACGATCGACGGCTCCGGGCCGATCGACGATCTGTACACTCCCGACGCCGCGTTCTGGCTGCTCGGGTGCGATGGCTGCCGACTGACCGATGTCACCGTGCTGAACGCGACGAGCGCGGTGCGCTCCGAGAGCTCCGCTGATGTAGTGGTCAGTGGAGCGAGTTTCGTCGGTGCGCCGGCATCGCCTGCCCTAACTCTGTTCGATTCCCCGCGGTTCTCGCTGGCCGCCAGCAGCGTTACGGGCTTCCTCGACGGCATCTACGTGGAGCGCAGCGCCGCCGTCACGGTCGTCGAGAACCGCTTCGACCAGGCCGCCCGCTACGCTCTGCACGTCATGTTCAGCCCGGACGTGGTGTTGGAGGGGAACATCGTCAGGGGCGGCAACGTCGGGTCCGCAGCGATGTACGGGCGGGGTCTGCGCGTCCGCGGCAATACCTTCGCCAGTCACACGGGTCCGTTGGCGTTCGGTCTGCTCGTCCAGGAGCTCGCCGACGCCGAGGTGAGCGGGAACGCGTTCATCGGCAACACCGTCGGCATCCTGGTCGTCTCCGCCCCGGACGTCACGATCAGCGATAACCTATTGGCCGATAACGGCTTCGCGATGCTCGTACAGCGGACCCGCACGGGTGGCACGAGTGCGGTCAGGCTACAGGCCAACGCTTTTGAAGGCAACGTCAGCGACCTGGCGGTCGACGATCCGGAAGCGGCGGTGAGCGTCACGGGCAACCACTTCGAGGGCGCGAGCCGGCTCGACCGCGATCACGACGGCGTCTCCGATGTCCCACACCTGCCCAGCTCGTCCTACAACATGTTCGCGTCGCGCCAGCCCGACCTGTCACTCTTCGCCCTCAACCCCGGAATACTCCTCTGGCAGACTGCAGAGACGACGGTACCGGCCCTACGCATGGCCACGTTGACCGACGCCGAGCCGCGATTGCAGAGAAGCGCTGGGGCCGTCGTCGCCGGGCGTCTAGTCGGTGAGGCACCGTCCAGCGTCGTGGCCGGACGGATCATAAGCCTCAGCTTGGTGGCCGCCTGCGTCCTGCTTGGCGCCTTCGTCGGGCGGCCCGTGGAGTGGTTCCGTTGA